A window of the Euzebya pacifica genome harbors these coding sequences:
- a CDS encoding cell wall-binding repeat-containing protein — MHRSTRRLATTLVVLTVLSLFPSVAHAQPQALRRAADVGSGQPVEAALAVSQEVFADDSAPAVVLGRSDDFADNLGGAVLARTLGAPLLLNPSDSLDERVRAEMDRVLPPGNCAELVDRGEFEVYMLGGTNALSQEIEDELFGEYCYKRVSGPTRVETSLQVAEEVLHIRENRGETGEPELLIARSDNAVDSATGGAYGGMFGAPVLVTPSHTLHPDIGRFINLGVSSVTLLGGEAALSAEVEAMVNEALSDQEIVATRLAGASRDDTARVIAEDFAARSSGIDAVTLVNGYVDDAWVLAFTSAAVNTGEPVLYVAADDLLETTRSFIGAQAPLSTVSAFGDSSLVSDVVLQEAASAAG; from the coding sequence ATGCACCGCTCCACCCGACGACTTGCCACGACGCTGGTCGTCCTGACTGTCCTGAGCCTGTTCCCCAGCGTCGCCCACGCCCAGCCCCAGGCCTTGAGGCGCGCGGCAGACGTGGGCAGCGGCCAACCCGTGGAGGCTGCGCTCGCCGTGTCCCAGGAGGTGTTCGCCGACGACAGCGCGCCGGCAGTGGTCCTCGGACGCAGCGATGACTTCGCCGACAACCTCGGCGGCGCGGTGCTGGCCCGGACCCTGGGCGCTCCGCTGCTGCTGAACCCGTCCGACAGCCTGGACGAGCGCGTCCGCGCCGAGATGGACCGCGTCCTGCCGCCCGGGAACTGCGCCGAGCTGGTGGACCGCGGCGAGTTCGAGGTCTACATGCTCGGTGGGACCAACGCGCTGTCGCAGGAGATCGAGGACGAGCTGTTCGGGGAGTACTGCTACAAGAGGGTGAGCGGACCCACCCGTGTGGAGACGTCGCTGCAGGTTGCCGAAGAGGTCCTGCACATCCGCGAGAACCGCGGCGAGACCGGCGAGCCCGAGCTCCTCATCGCGCGCTCCGACAACGCCGTGGACTCCGCCACCGGGGGGGCGTACGGAGGCATGTTCGGTGCCCCGGTCCTGGTGACCCCGTCCCACACGCTCCACCCGGACATCGGTCGCTTCATCAACCTGGGTGTCAGCTCCGTCACCCTGCTCGGCGGTGAGGCTGCCCTCAGCGCCGAGGTCGAGGCCATGGTCAACGAGGCGCTCAGCGACCAGGAGATCGTCGCCACCAGGCTGGCCGGTGCCTCCCGCGACGACACGGCTCGCGTCATCGCCGAGGACTTCGCCGCGCGCAGCAGCGGCATCGACGCGGTCACGCTGGTCAACGGGTACGTGGACGACGCCTGGGTCCTGGCGTTCACCTCCGCCGCGGTCAACACTGGCGAGCCGGTGCTCTACGTGGCCGCTGACGACCTGCTGGAGACCACCCGGTCGTTCATCGGGGCCCAGGCCCCGCTCAGCACGGTGAGCGCCTTCGGCGACAGCAGCCTCGTGTCCGACGTGGTCCTGCAGGAGGCCGCCAGCGCGGCCGGCTGA
- a CDS encoding ABC transporter ATP-binding protein: MSDTPAIQTVGLTKDYGDFRALDGLDLEVRRGEVFGFLGPNGAGKTTMIRTILALLRPTAGSASILGMDSHRQAVEIRRHIGYLPGDLSMYPNLTGHDTLTYFANLRGGVDWSVVNGLAERLDADLTKKVGDHSTGNRQKIGLIQAFMNTPDVIIMDEPSTGLDPLVQQEFQAMMREVAAAGRTVFLSSHTLSEVQRAAHRVGIIRGGLLVDVESVTDLRSKALRTVEMAFADPVAADAFSTVEGVSNVRVVDRTVTLSFEGHMQALIAEATSGRQLIDISTGEADLEEIFLAYYRTDGPDDVHPAATDAEVRA; this comes from the coding sequence ATGAGCGACACCCCAGCGATCCAGACAGTCGGCCTGACCAAGGACTACGGCGACTTCCGGGCCCTCGACGGCCTCGACCTCGAGGTCCGCCGTGGCGAGGTCTTCGGCTTCCTCGGCCCCAACGGGGCCGGCAAGACCACCATGATCCGCACGATCCTGGCCCTGCTCCGGCCCACCGCTGGATCGGCCTCGATCCTGGGCATGGACAGCCACCGCCAAGCGGTCGAGATCCGCCGGCACATCGGCTACCTCCCGGGCGACCTGTCGATGTACCCCAACCTGACGGGCCACGACACCCTCACCTACTTCGCGAACCTGCGGGGCGGCGTCGACTGGTCGGTCGTCAACGGGCTGGCTGAGCGGCTGGACGCCGACCTGACCAAGAAGGTCGGCGACCACTCCACCGGCAACCGGCAGAAGATCGGCCTCATCCAGGCCTTCATGAACACCCCCGACGTCATCATCATGGACGAGCCGAGCACCGGCCTCGACCCCCTGGTCCAGCAGGAGTTCCAGGCGATGATGCGCGAGGTGGCCGCCGCGGGCCGCACGGTCTTCCTGTCCAGCCACACCCTGTCGGAGGTCCAGCGTGCCGCCCACCGGGTCGGCATCATCCGCGGAGGGCTGCTGGTCGACGTGGAGTCCGTCACCGACCTGCGGTCCAAGGCGCTGCGCACGGTGGAGATGGCCTTCGCCGACCCCGTCGCCGCCGACGCCTTCTCGACTGTCGAGGGGGTCAGCAACGTCCGCGTCGTCGACCGGACCGTCACCCTCTCCTTCGAGGGGCACATGCAGGCCCTCATCGCCGAGGCGACCAGCGGCCGCCAGCTGATCGACATCTCGACCGGCGAGGCGGACCTGGAGGAGATCTTCCTCGCCTACTACCGAACCGACGGCCCCGACGACGTGCACCCCGCGGCAACCGATGCGGAGGTGCGGGCCTGA
- a CDS encoding alpha/beta fold hydrolase, with the protein MASSLDTDTRHALRNGPPGEVVDLNRDDGARVRVHLAGDPNGDVVVLTHGYGLTAASWNLVATPLVEQGFRVVTFDWRGHGGSLDDDRHVTTDELVSDLRTVLEHLEADDALLVAHSTGGFITLATLVEHPEAADRLRGLILVATLAGDLFDGAPADAVDGAATRTSVPARLLRNSTLGLLLGGFAQGAGVSSAVSEELLDEFARTNHHALATLIGELSNRSY; encoded by the coding sequence TTGGCCAGCTCGCTGGACACCGATACCCGGCACGCACTGCGCAACGGGCCGCCCGGCGAGGTGGTGGACCTCAACCGGGACGACGGCGCCCGAGTTCGGGTCCACCTCGCTGGCGACCCGAACGGTGACGTCGTGGTGCTGACGCACGGCTACGGGTTGACCGCAGCGTCCTGGAACCTGGTGGCGACGCCACTGGTCGAGCAAGGGTTCCGCGTGGTCACGTTCGACTGGCGAGGACACGGCGGCTCATTGGACGACGACCGCCACGTCACGACCGACGAGTTGGTCAGCGACCTGCGCACCGTGCTCGAGCACCTCGAGGCCGACGACGCGTTGCTCGTCGCCCACTCGACCGGCGGGTTCATCACGCTCGCGACGCTGGTGGAGCACCCGGAAGCCGCTGACCGGCTGCGCGGACTCATCCTCGTCGCGACGCTGGCCGGTGACCTGTTCGACGGGGCGCCAGCCGACGCCGTCGACGGAGCCGCCACCCGCACGAGCGTGCCGGCACGGCTGCTGCGCAACAGCACCCTCGGCCTGCTGCTCGGCGGCTTCGCGCAGGGCGCCGGGGTGTCCTCAGCGGTGTCCGAGGAGCTCCTCGACGAGTTCGCCCGCACAAACCACCATGCGCTCGCGACGCTGATCGGTGAGCTGTCGAACCGCAGCTACTAA
- a CDS encoding ABC transporter permease subunit → MLGSVYAKSLRDRWTSVAGAGVGIGLLLWMAMAVYAEIDTSFYYELPAAFLEAVGISAEVGGIGGIAYGAMYNLMGAMTLAGVAISFGASAIAGEERAGTLGLLLANPRSRTDVTVSKLASMATLLAGGGLIYLGAALLVPAVLGVDITGIHVAALMLHLTVNALVWGMVAFAIGGWTGNRGAAVGVAAGTMVVSWLATSFLPLIEGLADVAKVFPWSWFNGSQPELNGVGWGHLGLQVGLSVVLGAVALIGVRRRDLRGASTGTTILDRLRTNPRTQAIVERLAGSARVSGITARTISDHQALLSVVLAIIFYMALLVVPMYNLLPDSIGEVFSNLPDAMIAAIGGVDLSTPSGWIQGELLASVFPIAAITLFASMGSRALAGEEENRTMGMLLASPISRRRVLVHKALAMVVFAVVLAVGTFAGLAIGVLIAGFDLPIAGVAAASVLGSLLGLVFGGVALLIGAATGRVKLAVYGAAGLGVVGYFVDSFFPLAESFEPFAVLSPFHYFLSSDPLVNGMAWGHAGVLVGIFVVLVAAAVPLFDRRDLRG, encoded by the coding sequence ATGCTCGGCAGCGTCTACGCCAAGTCCCTGCGTGACCGCTGGACCTCGGTGGCCGGTGCGGGCGTCGGCATCGGCCTGCTGCTGTGGATGGCCATGGCTGTGTACGCCGAGATCGACACGTCGTTCTACTACGAGCTGCCGGCGGCGTTCCTCGAGGCCGTCGGGATCTCCGCGGAGGTCGGCGGGATCGGCGGCATCGCCTACGGCGCCATGTACAACCTGATGGGCGCCATGACGCTGGCCGGTGTGGCCATCTCCTTCGGGGCCAGCGCCATTGCCGGGGAGGAACGGGCTGGGACGCTCGGGCTGCTGCTGGCCAACCCGCGCAGCCGCACCGACGTGACGGTGTCGAAGCTGGCGTCGATGGCCACCCTCCTCGCTGGAGGAGGGCTGATCTACCTCGGCGCCGCCCTGCTCGTGCCGGCCGTGCTGGGTGTCGACATCACCGGCATCCACGTCGCAGCGTTGATGCTGCACCTGACGGTCAACGCGCTGGTGTGGGGCATGGTCGCCTTCGCCATCGGCGGCTGGACGGGCAACCGCGGTGCGGCCGTCGGGGTGGCGGCTGGAACCATGGTCGTGTCCTGGCTGGCCACGTCGTTCCTGCCGTTGATCGAGGGCCTCGCCGACGTCGCGAAGGTCTTCCCCTGGTCCTGGTTCAACGGCAGCCAACCCGAGCTCAACGGCGTCGGCTGGGGCCACCTCGGCCTGCAGGTCGGGCTGTCCGTGGTCCTCGGCGCCGTGGCACTCATCGGTGTCCGCCGACGCGACCTGCGGGGCGCGAGCACCGGGACCACCATCCTCGACCGCTTGCGCACCAACCCACGGACCCAGGCCATCGTCGAGCGCCTGGCGGGGTCCGCCCGGGTGTCGGGGATCACCGCCCGAACGATCTCGGACCACCAGGCGCTGCTGTCGGTCGTGCTCGCGATCATCTTCTACATGGCGCTGCTCGTGGTGCCGATGTACAACCTGCTGCCCGACTCGATCGGCGAGGTCTTCAGCAACCTGCCGGACGCGATGATCGCGGCCATCGGTGGCGTCGACCTGTCCACGCCGAGCGGCTGGATCCAGGGTGAGCTGCTGGCGTCGGTCTTCCCAATCGCCGCCATCACGCTGTTCGCGTCGATGGGTTCGCGAGCCCTTGCGGGGGAGGAGGAGAACCGGACGATGGGGATGTTGCTGGCCAGCCCCATCTCCCGCAGGCGGGTGCTCGTCCACAAGGCCCTGGCCATGGTGGTCTTCGCCGTCGTCCTGGCCGTCGGCACGTTCGCCGGGTTGGCCATCGGCGTGCTGATCGCGGGGTTCGACCTGCCGATCGCCGGCGTCGCGGCTGCGTCGGTACTGGGCAGCCTGCTGGGCCTCGTCTTCGGCGGTGTCGCGCTGCTCATCGGTGCGGCGACCGGCCGGGTGAAGCTCGCGGTGTACGGCGCCGCCGGGTTGGGTGTGGTCGGGTACTTCGTCGACTCGTTCTTCCCCCTGGCCGAGTCCTTCGAGCCGTTCGCGGTGCTGAGCCCGTTCCACTACTTCCTGTCCAGCGACCCGCTGGTCAACGGGATGGCCTGGGGGCATGCCGGCGTGTTGGTCGGCATCTTCGTGGTGCTGGTCGCCGCGGCGGTCCCGCTGTTCGACCGGCGGGACCTCCGCGGCTGA
- a CDS encoding TetR family transcriptional regulator: protein MRSTDDRSTKARIRDAAIDVVAEAGPSALTARSVATRAGVSAGSVIHHYGSMEELRDVCDTHIVGEVRRLKTEAMAQGAQVDPIAALRDASDGPPLMAYLARTMVDGTPRVTALVREMVDDAVVYMKAGAASGLLNELDDPEGCAAVLTIWSLGALVLHDHVKALLDVDLLSPSLQADPTYIRRYMAPAFELLSGGMVTDEAAAGITAAIAATQTTTTEDS from the coding sequence ATGCGTTCAACCGATGATCGTTCGACCAAGGCGCGGATCCGGGACGCGGCCATCGACGTGGTCGCCGAAGCCGGCCCCTCGGCGCTGACGGCTCGAAGCGTGGCCACCCGGGCCGGCGTCTCGGCCGGGTCCGTCATCCACCACTACGGGTCGATGGAGGAGCTCCGCGACGTCTGCGACACCCACATCGTGGGAGAGGTCCGCCGCCTGAAGACCGAGGCGATGGCCCAGGGGGCACAGGTCGATCCGATCGCCGCGCTTCGTGATGCCTCGGACGGACCGCCGCTGATGGCCTACCTCGCCCGCACGATGGTCGACGGGACGCCGCGGGTGACCGCCCTCGTCCGCGAGATGGTCGACGACGCCGTCGTCTACATGAAGGCCGGAGCAGCAAGCGGCCTGCTGAACGAGCTCGACGACCCCGAGGGCTGCGCGGCGGTCCTGACCATCTGGTCCCTGGGCGCGCTGGTCCTGCACGACCACGTCAAGGCCCTGCTCGATGTGGACCTGCTGAGCCCGTCGCTGCAAGCGGACCCGACCTACATCCGCCGCTACATGGCTCCCGCGTTCGAGCTGCTGAGCGGCGGCATGGTGACCGACGAGGCCGCCGCCGGGATCACCGCCGCCATCGCGGCCACACAGACCACCACCACGGAGGACAGCTGA
- a CDS encoding diacylglycerol/lipid kinase family protein gives MVAGSDSTTPSGHGRSIANEIPNAHLVTVDGASHLLNWHRPQRIVELVVDFDAVTRPPEDAPDRRSALVVLNPASGDHDADETQHAITETLGADRVDVEVRRTEGEGDARQWAAEAARQGSHDMVVAVGGDGTVREVISGVASADGGVTVGIVPTGTANLLARALAIPVDDPGAAAQVAAGARARDLDVLHLLDRDEHAVLMVDAGFDAELVRDASRGVKNVLGSLAYVLAGLRNTVGLDERHLELEVDGERRTVRGHSVLCLNIGRIGQSVIVDADIRPDDGRLHVGIVRRATPWHVLTTAAGMTALGRDAHPNTEWVSCRRLRLEAEPALELQVDGDPAGQTPVELEVLPAAVRVAVPERSSR, from the coding sequence GTGGTCGCCGGCAGCGACAGCACCACCCCGTCGGGACACGGCAGGTCCATCGCCAACGAGATCCCCAACGCTCACCTGGTGACGGTCGATGGTGCGAGCCACCTCCTGAACTGGCACCGCCCGCAGCGCATCGTGGAGCTCGTGGTTGACTTCGACGCCGTCACCCGGCCGCCCGAGGACGCCCCCGATCGCCGCAGCGCCCTGGTCGTGCTGAACCCGGCGTCGGGTGACCACGACGCCGACGAGACCCAGCACGCGATCACCGAGACCCTGGGAGCCGACCGCGTCGACGTCGAGGTGCGGCGCACCGAGGGAGAGGGGGACGCGCGGCAGTGGGCCGCAGAGGCCGCGAGACAGGGCAGCCACGACATGGTGGTCGCCGTCGGCGGCGACGGCACGGTCCGAGAGGTCATCTCGGGGGTGGCGTCCGCCGACGGCGGCGTGACGGTCGGGATCGTGCCGACGGGGACCGCCAACCTCCTCGCCCGAGCCCTCGCCATCCCGGTCGACGACCCCGGTGCGGCCGCGCAGGTTGCCGCCGGCGCTCGCGCGCGTGACCTCGACGTGCTGCACCTCCTGGACCGCGACGAGCACGCGGTGCTCATGGTGGACGCGGGCTTCGACGCCGAGCTGGTGCGCGACGCCTCCCGCGGTGTCAAGAACGTGCTCGGCTCGCTGGCCTACGTGCTGGCCGGGCTGCGCAACACCGTCGGGCTCGACGAGCGCCACCTCGAGCTCGAGGTCGACGGCGAGCGACGCACGGTCCGGGGCCACTCCGTGCTCTGCCTGAACATCGGACGCATCGGGCAGAGCGTCATCGTCGATGCCGACATACGACCGGACGACGGTCGGCTGCACGTCGGGATCGTCCGACGCGCCACACCATGGCACGTGCTGACGACAGCAGCAGGCATGACAGCGCTCGGTCGCGACGCCCATCCGAACACGGAGTGGGTTTCGTGCCGGCGGCTCCGGCTCGAGGCCGAACCGGCGCTCGAGCTGCAGGTCGACGGCGATCCCGCCGGCCAGACGCC
- a CDS encoding potassium channel family protein, whose product MGRLAVIASAAAAEVRTQINVDDMDLDRASSIGRMLRWAWEALMIAAAVLAVLWFNRDDQVAVTTQWAIWGLFLTDYLARLAVAQNRRQFVRTNVIDLVAIIPLDLLRGFRALRVLRIVRSGVVIWRVLRTTRDVLTTNHTGSLLIVAAGLVVVGGTLVSTIEPGIDGIGDGVWWAVVTATTVGYGDISPVTGAGRGIATLLMLTGIGVLGSVTGSIATYAVRLGNRPDTDPDDPDVAHTITRLTHWDELTVEQRVRLTSHLAELAADPSTGPDTPAD is encoded by the coding sequence ATGGGCCGCCTTGCCGTCATCGCCTCGGCTGCGGCCGCGGAGGTCCGGACCCAGATCAACGTCGACGACATGGACCTCGATCGGGCGTCGTCGATCGGCCGGATGCTGCGCTGGGCGTGGGAGGCGCTGATGATCGCGGCGGCCGTCCTGGCGGTGTTGTGGTTCAACCGCGACGACCAGGTGGCGGTGACCACCCAGTGGGCGATCTGGGGCCTGTTCCTGACCGACTACCTGGCCCGGCTGGCCGTGGCGCAGAACCGACGGCAGTTCGTGCGGACCAACGTCATCGACCTGGTGGCGATCATCCCGCTGGACCTGCTTCGTGGCTTCCGGGCGCTCCGGGTCCTGCGGATCGTGCGGTCGGGCGTCGTCATCTGGCGGGTCCTGCGCACGACGAGGGACGTCCTGACGACCAACCACACCGGGTCGTTGCTGATCGTCGCCGCCGGGCTCGTGGTGGTCGGTGGGACGCTGGTGTCCACCATCGAGCCGGGCATCGACGGGATCGGTGACGGCGTGTGGTGGGCGGTCGTGACGGCGACCACCGTCGGCTACGGCGACATCTCTCCGGTGACGGGCGCCGGTCGGGGGATCGCGACGTTGCTCATGCTGACCGGGATCGGCGTGCTGGGGTCGGTGACGGGTTCGATCGCGACCTACGCCGTACGGCTGGGGAACCGGCCCGACACCGACCCCGACGATCCCGACGTCGCCCACACCATCACGCGACTGACCCACTGGGACGAGCTGACCGTCGAGCAGCGCGTCCGCCTGACCAGCCACCTGGCCGAGCTGGCCGCCGACCCCTCCACCGGCCCGGACACCCCCGCCGACTGA
- a CDS encoding polyamine aminopropyltransferase, whose product MATLTSPAATDAPTGRRVGRTALLFVVAVCAACGLVYELALVATGSYLVGSSITQTSLVLGVALASMGIGALVAKRLIGRPAAGFVAVELVLGVVGAFCVPALYTAFAWLGLYTPALLVAAVAVGTLIGAEIPLLMALIGRLGDDDPAFVVADMSAADYVGALVGGLVFPFLLLPVFGLLTGSLLVGAVNVTAGLATGLVLLPDRRRWLLAAGVVALGLIGLMHVKTGDFELTAQQKLFRDPIVLHEQTAYQDLVITESTTPDGPDTRLFLDGDLQFSTLDEHRYHEALVHPAMNGPHDRVLILGGGDGLAAREVLGYDDVESVTLVDLDPAVVAAARTVPRIVEANRGSLDDPRLEVVHDDAFTWVRDGGSGPVDVIVVDLPDPDTVDLAKLYSVEFYGMAAGLLAPGGRMVVQSGSPYFVPLAFWTIQATVEDAGLATVPYHVDVPTFGDWGFVLATFGGEPALRIPGDAPALRFLTDEVLAAAAVFPPDRLPDPASVEASTLLDPVIVEAARSGWAGY is encoded by the coding sequence GTGGCGACCCTGACCAGCCCCGCGGCGACCGACGCCCCCACGGGTCGTCGTGTCGGTCGGACGGCGCTGCTGTTCGTCGTCGCGGTCTGCGCGGCCTGTGGGCTGGTCTACGAGCTTGCGCTGGTCGCCACGGGCAGCTACCTGGTCGGCTCCTCGATCACCCAGACCAGCCTCGTCCTCGGCGTGGCGCTGGCGTCGATGGGCATCGGGGCCCTGGTCGCCAAGCGGCTGATCGGCCGGCCGGCAGCGGGGTTCGTCGCCGTCGAGCTGGTCCTCGGGGTCGTCGGGGCGTTCTGCGTGCCGGCGCTGTACACCGCGTTCGCGTGGCTGGGGCTGTACACCCCAGCCCTGCTGGTGGCAGCCGTTGCCGTGGGCACCCTGATCGGTGCGGAGATCCCGCTGCTGATGGCGTTGATCGGACGGCTGGGCGATGACGACCCGGCGTTCGTGGTGGCCGACATGTCCGCCGCGGACTACGTGGGCGCGCTGGTCGGTGGGCTGGTCTTCCCGTTCCTGCTGCTCCCGGTCTTCGGCCTGCTGACCGGATCGTTGCTCGTCGGTGCGGTCAACGTCACCGCCGGGTTGGCCACGGGGCTGGTGCTGCTGCCCGACCGTCGACGGTGGCTGCTGGCGGCCGGGGTGGTCGCCCTGGGGCTGATCGGCCTGATGCACGTCAAGACGGGCGACTTCGAGCTGACCGCCCAGCAGAAGCTGTTCCGCGATCCGATCGTGCTGCACGAGCAGACCGCCTACCAGGACCTGGTCATCACCGAGTCCACGACCCCCGACGGACCCGACACCCGGTTGTTCCTCGACGGTGACCTGCAGTTCTCCACCCTCGACGAGCACCGGTACCACGAGGCGCTCGTGCACCCGGCGATGAACGGGCCGCACGACCGGGTCCTGATCCTCGGTGGCGGCGACGGCCTGGCGGCGCGCGAGGTCCTCGGCTACGACGACGTGGAGTCGGTCACGCTGGTCGACCTGGACCCGGCGGTGGTTGCGGCCGCCCGCACCGTCCCGAGGATCGTCGAGGCCAACCGGGGGTCCCTCGACGACCCGCGCCTGGAGGTCGTGCACGACGACGCCTTCACGTGGGTACGCGACGGCGGCAGCGGGCCGGTCGACGTGATCGTGGTCGACCTGCCCGACCCCGACACCGTGGACCTGGCCAAGCTGTACAGCGTGGAGTTCTACGGGATGGCCGCCGGGCTGCTGGCCCCCGGCGGGCGCATGGTCGTGCAGTCCGGCAGCCCCTACTTCGTGCCGTTGGCGTTCTGGACCATCCAGGCCACCGTCGAGGACGCGGGGCTGGCCACCGTGCCCTATCACGTCGACGTGCCGACCTTCGGGGACTGGGGCTTCGTGCTCGCGACGTTCGGTGGGGAGCCCGCCCTGCGCATCCCCGGCGATGCGCCTGCGTTGCGCTTCCTGACCGACGAGGTGCTGGCGGCCGCCGCGGTGTTCCCGCCGGACCGTCTGCCCGACCCGGCGTCCGTCGAGGCGTCGACGCTGCTGGACCCCGTCATCGTCGAGGCGGCCCGCTCGGGCTGGGCGGGATACTGA